From Acidianus brierleyi:
CTTTTGATCCGTGGGGATTTCTATCTGTTCTGGTTAATGGTACTATGATGGCGCTAATAGCTTTAGCGGGCTTAGTAGGATATTTAACTACTAGAATAGTTGAGGATATAAAGGGAGATAAGAGGTTAAGCTCCGTAGGAGATTATACATTCTTAATATTATTATTATTGATAATAATTAGTGGAATAGGCGCTATGTATGATTTCTCTATACCATACTTAGGAATTCCAAATCAAGCTAACTGGTACGGTCTTCATATAGCGCTAGTCGGGGCTTTCATAGCATATATTCCATTTAGCAAGGGCTGGCATATGTTCGGTTATTATATAGGCAAGGGATTCAGAGGCTATACCTATGGGAGAAAAAGAGAATAAAGTATGTGGGGGATTTAAGGTGGAAAAAGGAAAGGTTAAAATTCAAAGACCGTTAGTTTCAAGAATTTTCGATGAAATGTCTCATTACGATGTTTGGGGAATACAGGAATGTATGAGATGTGGAGTATGCAGATTTACATGTCCGTTCTGGCTAGTAACAAAGAAGGGTACTGATGTGCCCGCATGGAGAACTTATGAAATAAATAAGATGTTTTCAATGTTTTATACGGGTTATGGAACAGTTGCAAGATATTTAAGACTTAGGAGAATAAGCTCTAAAGAGTTTAAGAGTTGGGTCGATTCGGCGTATAATTGTACTGCTTGTGGAGGGTGTACTGAAACTTCTCCACTAGAAATACCAAACTGGTATACTGCGTTATTATTAAGAAGGGTTCTGCATTTCACTGGGTTTAATCTTCCTGAAGTAGAGACATGGGCAGAGAACACTAAGAAATTCGGAAACGCGTTTGGTTTGGAGAATGAAAAATGGGTAGAGATGGCTAATAATTACGGTCTTCCAACGGATTCTAAAGATTCTGAAGTCTTGTATGTTCCAAGTGCGTTAGAAATAGTACAAGGTTACATTAACGAAGTAGGAACTATCATGATGAGTATGAAAGGAAAATGGACAGTTAGTAGTAAATTAAGTGATATAGGATATTATGCATATTTTGCAGGAGATTTCGAAACTGCAAGGGGTCAATTTAGTAAAATATATGAAGAAGCTAAGAGACTGGGAGTCAAAAAGATTGTAACTTCTGATGGAGCAGGTTACTTTTTCCTTAGATGGCAAGCTCCTAAGAGTCTTGGTTATAAACTAGATTTACAAGTGGAGCATCTAACAGAAACAGTTTATAACGCCTATAAGGAAAGTAAGATAAAAATAGATAAAGCAGATTTTAATGACGAAATTACTGTTCATGATTCTGAATTCATGAGTAGGTTAGGAGGTCTAGAAAAACCACCTAGAGAATTACTTAAGTTATCCTTACCTAAATTTAAAGAACCTAAACCTTCTCCATCATCTTATAACTTATTCACTTGCGGCCATCATTTAGAACTTATAAGAGATAAACAGGATATAGTAAAGAAAATGAGAGCTTATGCAGCGTCACAGTTAGGTAATTGGGCTAAGTCAGTAGTAACGTTTGATCCTAATTGCAAATTATCAATAGATAATGCAATAAGAGATTCACAAGGCGTAGAAAAATCCTATTATTATACAAATATATTATCGAAGGCGATTAAGAGTTGAGCTTTCTTATTAGATATTTATTTAAACAGAGTGGAATAGAAGATACAATAAAGGAAGCAATGGAAGAGATTACTTCCGATAAGGATTTCTTAGATTTGATAATAATTAGACCGTCTCCTCCTTCTAATTCCAAAGAAGAATTAATGAAATTAATAAAGAATCTTGGTTTGGACATAGAAATAAGAGATTCAAAGAATACAATAGATCCAATAAGGAGATCAACGGCTATATCTGCTAATGTAACTCCACTAGATATAGAGAATCCTATTGAAGTTTTATGGAAAATTGGAGAACATTTTAAAGGGACTAAATTTGGAAATTCTTAAGAACTCAAATTCAATCATTTTTTCTAAACCTTTTCCTTTTCAATTCATTAGAGAGTATTTTAAAAATGATAGCGATTACTTTACTGCTGGAAACGTTGAAGTATTAATAGAAAAAGAAGAGAAAAGTGAGGATTATACAAAATCGATATTGTTTTCTTCAGAAGGAGAAAAATCTCAGGAAATCTTTGATATGTTCCTAAGGTGGTTATCACTAAGAACTAGAGTTAATGAGTTTGTCTGGGCATATCAAATAAATTGTATAATTAAGGAAAAAGTAAATTTAAAATTCAATTTTCCTTCAGTCTTACCAATGGTAGGTAACGTTATGTTAACAGGTTTGATTTTAGCTAACGTAAAAAACTTAGATATGAACCAAAGAAAATTTACTATCATACAAATAGATAATGATATAAAAATAGTGAAACGTGATGAGAAATATATAAGTATATCACAAGTAAAGGACGAACTGAAGAAATTACTTTACGTAATTAATACTTCTAATTTAGGATATAAAAGTTCTTAATATTCTCATTAATAATACGATTTATGAATGCTAATTAAAATAAGTGATACAATATTTTAACCATAAAGTAAATATCCTAACGCAGAAATACATCATTACTTTTAGTATTTTGTAAAAACAGACAATAGTTGAGTTTAGTTTTATATCTTTAGTGTATAAACTTTACATATGGAAGTAAGAAAGAGGAAAACTAAGATAATAGCAACTTTAGGCCCGTCTTCTGAGAATTTTATAGACGAATTACTTAGAAACGTTGACATAATTAGGATAAATCTAGCTCATACATCTTCTATAGAGAAATACGTTAATATGATAGAAGGAAGAGTTCCTATTCTCTTAGATCTTCCTGGATCTAAATTTAGAATATTAAATGATAATATAATAAGTGTAAAAAAAGGACAGAGGCTTACTTTCGGTAATGAAATAAAAGTAGATGATAGTTTTTATTCACTAGTTAATGATGGAGACTTATTGACTATTGGAGATGGAGACTTAAAAATAATGGTAAATAAAGTTGAGGACAAAATAATTGGAACAGCTCTAGAAAATGGAATCATATATCCACATCGAGGCATATCTTTACCTAAAGAGATGCCATATGGAGTTACTGATAATGACTTAAGGTTGCTAGATAGTATTATGAGATTCGATCCAGATTTTATAGGAATTTCATTTGTAACTTCTGAATTGGATATTAAGAAAGTTAAAAATGTTACCAATGAAAAAAGTTGGATAGTTTCGAAGATAGAAAGAAAAGAGTCTCTAAATAATTTAGTTAATATAGCTAAGCTCTCGGACGTTCTAATGATAGCTAGAGGAGATTTGGGACTAGAAGTAGGCCTAGAAAATATTCCATTTATACAAAAATATATTATAAAATTAGGGAAAAAGACGAAGAAACCAGTTATTTTAGCTACACAAGTACTTGAATCTATGGTTAATTCTCCAACTCCAGTAAGAGCAGAAGTTATAGACATAGCGAACTCGATTTCTCAAGGAGTTGACGCAATAATGCTCAGTGACGAAACTGCTATAGGAAAACATCCATTAGAAGCTACTCAAGTACTTAATAAACTAATTTTAGGTATTGAAGGAAATATTAAAATTAAAGTTCCTGTAAAAATAGGAAGCTTGGAGGATTCAATTTATTTTTCAGCAATTATGAGCCTAAAGCTTAGTAAGGCTAAAGCACTAGTAATTTATTCTCCTTCAGGTAACGGAGCCATTAGAATTTCTAAGTTGAGACCTAATGTACCAATTATAGCATTAGTAAACAAGAACATTGAAAGAAAATTATCCATAGCTTTTGGAATATACACCGTTAAAATTGATCCTATCAACAGTGTAGACGAACTTATAAAAATAAGCAGAATAATTTCTATAGATTCTGGTTTAGCTAAAAAAGGAGATTCGTTAGTTATAACTGCAGAAAATTCAACAAAAATTGGTAAATTTATAAAGATAGAAGATATTAGGTAATACAATTAACTATTGGCGCACTACTACCGTAAGCTTCATTGATAATCTCCTGTAAGTAGCTTGCAGCGTTTACTAGAGTAGTTATATTATACATGTTTTGCATAACGTAAGTTATACTGTCTCCTTTAAGAACATTTGGATTTACAAGAGGAGTAGTTAGAACGTATGTACCATTAGGACCTGTTATTATTAGACCAAAATTGAGATGAGGTGGACTAACTATGTATGCAGAGGCGTTATGATAGCCTTCAACTGGAACTTGAGTTTCATATTCTATAAATAGCTTAGAAATATTTTGAGGAAGACTCTCTTCAAGTTCTTTCTTTCCTACGCTTATAAGATTTTGTACTGAAACTGGAGTTCCAGTCGGTGTAGCATTAAGATATTCGTTATAAGTATAGACTACGTTAAATTCTAAACTTGAATTCGGTGTAAATCCTGTAAATATTATTCCTGGTATGTTTGCAGCCACTTTATCATAAGGATCAGAATAGTGAGTATAATAACTTACTTTCCCATAGTGAGAAATTATCATGTAAATAACCCACGATGCTGTAGCACCTACTGGACATCCTATCCAAGACTGTTCAAATATTTCAACTTTCCCTGGTGGAGCATAATCTACATTACTTACTTTGATAAATTTACCAAAAGGTACTGTTTCAGAGACAGATTGACTACTCGTTTTAGGAACTAGCTCATAATAACTAATTCCAGCTATAATCACAATTAAAGCAATTATTGCAATTATAGTTTTCTTCATCATTAACAGAGTATAAGAGAGAATTTAAAAACCTTTATATATAGAGAGTTGAAAAAAGATTTAGATTTATATAAAAGTCATAAGATATGCTTAAGCATGAAATTACTTTCGTTCTCACCCACACCCATTGAAGAAAAAAGAGTCGGAATATATAAGAACGGTAAAGTTATAGATCTAGTTAAGGCCTACCAAATAATATACGACGCTGAGCCTCCAAACTGGTTTTACGATATGAAGAAATTAATTGAAGGTGGAAATGGACCTCTATACTTAATAAATAAACTCATGGAGGAGAATGAAGAAAAGTTATCATTGGCTACCTTGGATGCGGATAAAATAATATATTATCCTCCCATAGATAATCCAGAAAAAATATTTCTTATGGCAGTAAATTATAAGGCGCACGGTCAAGAAACTAGTACTTCTCCACCAAAAGAACCATATTTATTTACAAAATTCAATAACACGTTAATAGGTCATAATCAGTCCGTAATAATTCCTAAGTCATCACATAAGGTAGATCACGAAATAGAGTTAGCAGTAATAATTGGTAAAAAAGGGAAGTATGTAAATTCTTCCGATGCTGAAAAATATATTTTCGGATATACTATTTTAAATGATATCAGCTTTAGGGATAAGCAATTTCCATCAGAAGGGCCATATGGAATGAGATGGGTACATGGAAAAGGTATGGATACTGCAGCTCCATTGGGTCCGTGGATAGTTACTAAGGATGAAATAGTAAATCCGCATAACCTAAAATTAACGTTAAAAGTAAATGGTGAAATTAGACAGGAAGGTTATACTGAAGATATGATTTTCAGAATTGATAAAATTATAGAGTATGTAACTGACGGGATAACACTTAAGCCTGGGGATATAATATCTACAGGAACGCCTCCAGGAGTAGGATTAGCTTCTGGGAAATATCTTAGGCCAGGGGATGTAATGGAAGCTGAAATATCTAACATAGGCGTACTTAGGAATTATGTAGCAGAAGAGAAATAAATTCACGAATCTTTTAGCTATAACCATCCTATTTTATGCAAGTATGCAGTTAGCATAATTGCCAAGAATACTAATGGGGTTAGGAAGTACAGCGTATCTACTGTAGAAAAGTTAGAGGGTAAAGACGAGTAAGAAACAGCATAAATACTTGCAATAGCAGTTACTGGCAAAAATATGAAAGATATGGAAGTTAGTTTCTTTATAATTATATTTAGTTCGTTTTGAACCTCAGTTAAATAAATATTATACAAATCCGATGATCTTGTAATTAATATTTCAGTTCTTTCATACGCAAACGCAATTTCGTCTTGAATATCTTTGCTTATATATTTAGATAATTTCTTAGATACGTAATAAAGCGATGAAGAATCTGAATATAATGTCTGAATCTCTTTTCTTAAGTTTTTTATTGACGTCAAATCCTTGAGTTTACCTTCAGTTATACTGTCGAAAAGTGCGTCAAATTTCTCAAAAAGCTTTGTTCTTGTAATTCCTAAAGAATAGACTACCTCATCTAATATGCACTCTACTAACTTGTTAGATTCACAATTATCGAAATCAATTTCCTTTATCATTTCATAAATCTGTTTTGAGTATACTGTTAAATTTCCATTTAACAAGGATAAATATTGCGGAACACCATTTATATCGATCCTAGCGTAAAACCCATTATCTAAAAATATTACTCTATATATGTTTAGGTCATCTACTGAAATTGTAGGAGGTAGTTCTTGGAACTTTACTTCGCATTTCATAGAATTTAATGCATATAAAAAATATTAAACGTTGATTCTTCGTTAGTATTATCAGTAATTGCTTATCTTATATTTTTTCTATCATTAATAAATGGAATTTTATGGAATAATTAATGTAGTTTTTCCCAACTAATTTTATGTACTTTATCTAGAATATTATCCTAATCTAGAATATTATCCCAAGACTAAGGATACAATTTTTTGGAGAAGTACGAAATTATTTCTAAGTAAATCTTCATGTGAAATCATACAAAACGTTTTTGTGAATCTAAATAAATCTCACAACACTTATAGTTAATTCTGATTCTAGGAACTCTAGAATAATAGTATTGCATAAGAAAACTTGGCTATTGAATATGATGTTTTATGTATACGGAATCTTTATATACGGAGCTTCCGTATATAATAATTATGTCAGACGTAATTAGTGTAAGAGTATCGAAAGAGCTAAAGAAGAGAGCACAGGAACTGGGAATTAATATTAGAGAAGTGGTGGAAAAAGCCTTAGATAACGCAATAAGGGAAAAAGAGAAGGAAGAAATTAAGGAAACTACAATGAAAATTAAAGAATTAATGAGAGATGTAAGCGAAGATGACTGGATAAGAGATATTAAGGAGAGCAGAAATGAAAGATAATGAGTTTCTTTTCGACGCTTCGGCTTTATATTCGCTCCTAGATTATTCAGATAAATTAGACTTTAAGAGAAGTCACATACTTACATTAACCCTTTATGAGGTAGGAAATGCTATATGGAAGGAGTATTATTTACATAAAAAGGTTAAGGACCCTATAACTCTTTCGACGCTTTTTTATAAGTTTATGACAAAATTTAACGTAATAGGTAACCTCTTATTTGAAGGAGTGATGAAAATTGCCGTAGAAGAAGGTTTAAGTTATTATGACGCGTCTTATGTATACGCCGCTAAATCTTTAGGACTTGTCTTAGTATCCAATGACAAAGATCTGATTAGAAAAGCAAATGCTATTTCTT
This genomic window contains:
- a CDS encoding (Fe-S)-binding protein, giving the protein MGEKENKVCGGFKVEKGKVKIQRPLVSRIFDEMSHYDVWGIQECMRCGVCRFTCPFWLVTKKGTDVPAWRTYEINKMFSMFYTGYGTVARYLRLRRISSKEFKSWVDSAYNCTACGGCTETSPLEIPNWYTALLLRRVLHFTGFNLPEVETWAENTKKFGNAFGLENEKWVEMANNYGLPTDSKDSEVLYVPSALEIVQGYINEVGTIMMSMKGKWTVSSKLSDIGYYAYFAGDFETARGQFSKIYEEAKRLGVKKIVTSDGAGYFFLRWQAPKSLGYKLDLQVEHLTETVYNAYKESKIKIDKADFNDEITVHDSEFMSRLGGLEKPPRELLKLSLPKFKEPKPSPSSYNLFTCGHHLELIRDKQDIVKKMRAYAASQLGNWAKSVVTFDPNCKLSIDNAIRDSQGVEKSYYYTNILSKAIKS
- the pyk gene encoding pyruvate kinase, with the translated sequence MEVRKRKTKIIATLGPSSENFIDELLRNVDIIRINLAHTSSIEKYVNMIEGRVPILLDLPGSKFRILNDNIISVKKGQRLTFGNEIKVDDSFYSLVNDGDLLTIGDGDLKIMVNKVEDKIIGTALENGIIYPHRGISLPKEMPYGVTDNDLRLLDSIMRFDPDFIGISFVTSELDIKKVKNVTNEKSWIVSKIERKESLNNLVNIAKLSDVLMIARGDLGLEVGLENIPFIQKYIIKLGKKTKKPVILATQVLESMVNSPTPVRAEVIDIANSISQGVDAIMLSDETAIGKHPLEATQVLNKLILGIEGNIKIKVPVKIGSLEDSIYFSAIMSLKLSKAKALVIYSPSGNGAIRISKLRPNVPIIALVNKNIERKLSIAFGIYTVKIDPINSVDELIKISRIISIDSGLAKKGDSLVITAENSTKIGKFIKIEDIR
- a CDS encoding DUF929 domain-containing protein, translated to MMKKTIIAIIALIVIIAGISYYELVPKTSSQSVSETVPFGKFIKVSNVDYAPPGKVEIFEQSWIGCPVGATASWVIYMIISHYGKVSYYTHYSDPYDKVAANIPGIIFTGFTPNSSLEFNVVYTYNEYLNATPTGTPVSVQNLISVGKKELEESLPQNISKLFIEYETQVPVEGYHNASAYIVSPPHLNFGLIITGPNGTYVLTTPLVNPNVLKGDSITYVMQNMYNITTLVNAASYLQEIINEAYGSSAPIVNCIT
- a CDS encoding fumarylacetoacetate hydrolase family protein, encoding MKLLSFSPTPIEEKRVGIYKNGKVIDLVKAYQIIYDAEPPNWFYDMKKLIEGGNGPLYLINKLMEENEEKLSLATLDADKIIYYPPIDNPEKIFLMAVNYKAHGQETSTSPPKEPYLFTKFNNTLIGHNQSVIIPKSSHKVDHEIELAVIIGKKGKYVNSSDAEKYIFGYTILNDISFRDKQFPSEGPYGMRWVHGKGMDTAAPLGPWIVTKDEIVNPHNLKLTLKVNGEIRQEGYTEDMIFRIDKIIEYVTDGITLKPGDIISTGTPPGVGLASGKYLRPGDVMEAEISNIGVLRNYVAEEK
- a CDS encoding CorA family divalent cation transporter, whose protein sequence is MKCEVKFQELPPTISVDDLNIYRVIFLDNGFYARIDINGVPQYLSLLNGNLTVYSKQIYEMIKEIDFDNCESNKLVECILDEVVYSLGITRTKLFEKFDALFDSITEGKLKDLTSIKNLRKEIQTLYSDSSSLYYVSKKLSKYISKDIQDEIAFAYERTEILITRSSDLYNIYLTEVQNELNIIIKKLTSISFIFLPVTAIASIYAVSYSSLPSNFSTVDTLYFLTPLVFLAIMLTAYLHKIGWL
- a CDS encoding type II toxin-antitoxin system CcdA family antitoxin — its product is MSDVISVRVSKELKKRAQELGINIREVVEKALDNAIREKEKEEIKETTMKIKELMRDVSEDDWIRDIKESRNER
- a CDS encoding type II toxin-antitoxin system VapC family toxin yields the protein MKDNEFLFDASALYSLLDYSDKLDFKRSHILTLTLYEVGNAIWKEYYLHKKVKDPITLSTLFYKFMTKFNVIGNLLFEGVMKIAVEEGLSYYDASYVYAAKSLGLVLVSNDKDLIRKANAISLKDFIKLI